The Cloacibacterium caeni region AAAATCATTCCTTGATTAATCAATTTTTGGAAAGGTTCATCTTGGTTAATGTAACCTCTGTCTTTCAAAAACATATTCCAAAATCTAGAATACAATAAGTGACCAGTTGCGTGTTCGCTTCCGCCAATGTATAAATCTACTTGTCCCCAATAATCTGATAAATCTTTTGCACAAAATTCTCCATCATTTTTCGGATCCATATATCTCAAGAAATACCAAGAACTTCCTGCCCAACCTGGCATTGTAGAAAGTTCCATCGGGAAAACGGTTTTTTCATCAATTAAATCTACAGAAACTACTTTTTGATTCGCTTCGTCCCAAGCGAAATTTTTAGCGTTTCCTAATGGCGGATCACCATCTTCAGTTGGCAAATATTTCTCTACTTCTGGCAATTCTAAAGGCAATGCAGAAACTGGCAAAGTATATGGCATTCCTTCTTTATAATACACAGGAACGGGTTCTCCCCAATATCTTTGACGAGAGAAAATCGCATCACGCTGTCTGTAATTGGTAGTTCCGTGACCGATTCCCATTTTTTCGATTTCTGAAATAATTTTTGCTTTTGCGTCGTTATAATTCAGTCCGTTCAAAAATTCAGAATTTACACAAACTGAATCTTTAGAATCATAAGATTCTTCTTGAATATCTTTATCATTTTCGATGACATTAATGATTTCTAACCCAAATTTTTTAGCAAAACGATGGTCGCGCTCATCATGCGCAGGAACCGCCATTACAGCACCCGTTCCATAACCCATCAAAACGTAATCTGAAATATAAATTGGGATATTTTTCCCTGTAAAAGGATTGATGGCAAAACTTCCTGTGAAAGCTCCAGAAACGTTTTTCACGTCTGCCATTCTATCACGTTCCGTTTTTTTAGAAGTTTCTTCGATATAGTTTTCAACTTCAGATTTTTGCTCTGCCGTTGTTAATGTTGAAACCAAAGGATTTTCTGGTGCTAAAACCATAAAAGTTGCTCCAAAAATAGTATCAGGACGAGTAGTGAAAACTTCAATTTGCTCATCTATTCCAGAAACATTGAATTTTACTGCAGCTCCTTGAGATTTTCCAATCCAATATTCTTGAGAATCCTTCAAAGGTTGTGGCCAATCTAGTTTTTGTAAACCTTGCAACAATCTTTCAGAATAAGCAGTAATTCTCATACTCCACTGCATCATTTTTTTCTGAAAAACAGGATAACCACCACGTTCAGATTTTCCGTCTTTTACCTCATCATTAGCTAGAACCGTTCCCAAAGCTGGACACCAGTTTACAGTAGTTTCGGCTCTGTAAGCTAATCTGTAATTGAGTAAAATATCTTGTTTTTCGTTTTCATCAGCAGCATTCCATTCTTCTGCGGTGAAGTTTAATTCATCATTCTGAACTGCATTTAAATTTTCAGTCCCGAATTTTGAAAAATGTTCTACCAAAGTTTCGATAGATTCTGCTTTATCAGAAGTTTTATTGTACCAAGAATGAAACAATTCTATAAAAATCCATTGCGTCCATTTATAATATGAAGCATCAGAAGTTCTTACTTCTCTGCTCCAATCGAAAGAGAAGCCAATTTTACGCAATTGCTCTTCGTATCTGGTAATATTTTGCTCTGTAGTAATCGCAGGATGTTGCCCAGTTTGAATCGCATATTGTTCTGCTGGCAAACCGAAAGAATCATAACCAATAGGATGCAAAACGTTAAAACCTTGATGTCTCTTGAACCTTGCATAAATATCCGAGGCAATATAACCCAGAGGATGACCTACGTGTAAACCTGCTCCAGAAGGATACGGAAACATATCTAGAACGTAGAATTTAGGTTTTGTAGAATTATTTTCAGTTTTATAAGTTTGGTTTTCTTCCCAAAACTTCTGCCATTT contains the following coding sequences:
- the leuS gene encoding leucine--tRNA ligase; its protein translation is MFYDHKQIEQKWQKFWEENQTYKTENNSTKPKFYVLDMFPYPSGAGLHVGHPLGYIASDIYARFKRHQGFNVLHPIGYDSFGLPAEQYAIQTGQHPAITTEQNITRYEEQLRKIGFSFDWSREVRTSDASYYKWTQWIFIELFHSWYNKTSDKAESIETLVEHFSKFGTENLNAVQNDELNFTAEEWNAADENEKQDILLNYRLAYRAETTVNWCPALGTVLANDEVKDGKSERGGYPVFQKKMMQWSMRITAYSERLLQGLQKLDWPQPLKDSQEYWIGKSQGAAVKFNVSGIDEQIEVFTTRPDTIFGATFMVLAPENPLVSTLTTAEQKSEVENYIEETSKKTERDRMADVKNVSGAFTGSFAINPFTGKNIPIYISDYVLMGYGTGAVMAVPAHDERDHRFAKKFGLEIINVIENDKDIQEESYDSKDSVCVNSEFLNGLNYNDAKAKIISEIEKMGIGHGTTNYRQRDAIFSRQRYWGEPVPVYYKEGMPYTLPVSALPLELPEVEKYLPTEDGDPPLGNAKNFAWDEANQKVVSVDLIDEKTVFPMELSTMPGWAGSSWYFLRYMDPKNDGEFCAKDLSDYWGQVDLYIGGSEHATGHLLYSRFWNMFLKDRGYINQDEPFQKLINQGMILGMSAFVYRAVGTNQFVSKSLINDYITQKIHVDISLLKGTSDELDIEAFKNWRAEFKDAEFILEDGKYITEREVEKMSKSKYNVVNPDDIAEEYGADCLRLYEMFLGPLEQSKPWNTQGLSGVYGFLKKFYNLYFDGDNFSVSDEEPTKAELKVLHTLIKKFTFDIQNFSFNTSVSQFMIAVNELQKMKCNKRAILEPLAVIVSPYAPHICEELWEKLGKNTSIEFEKLPELNEAYLVEDEINYPVSFNGKMKFTLALAADLDAKQIEEIAMSNEKVQEILAGATPKKIIIVPKKIINIVF